From the Verrucomicrobiota bacterium genome, one window contains:
- a CDS encoding adenine phosphoribosyltransferase gives MPDEITIKTISNTIRDIVDFPKPGILFKDITPVLLNPDTFKLAVDALAEPCLAERPDIILGIDARGFIFGAAIAYHLGIGFVPIRKKGKLPYKTIEQSYELEYGENIVAIHEDAIKPGNKVFIVDDLLATGGTAHAAAILVEKLGGKITCISFLVELGFLEGRKKLGDLPIHSVVKY, from the coding sequence ATGCCAGACGAAATTACGATCAAAACCATTTCAAATACCATACGTGACATTGTTGATTTCCCTAAACCAGGCATCCTCTTTAAAGATATCACTCCCGTCCTGCTGAACCCAGACACATTCAAACTCGCTGTCGATGCCTTAGCTGAGCCCTGCCTAGCCGAACGCCCCGATATCATCCTCGGGATCGATGCCCGTGGATTTATTTTTGGTGCGGCTATCGCCTACCATCTCGGCATCGGTTTTGTGCCCATTCGCAAAAAAGGCAAGCTCCCCTATAAAACCATTGAGCAATCTTACGAACTTGAATACGGCGAAAATATTGTCGCGATCCATGAGGATGCCATCAAACCGGGAAACAAAGTTTTTATCGTCGATGACCTTCTCGCTACTGGCGGCACCGCCCATGCTGCGGCCATCCTTGTGGAGAAGCTCGGTGGGAAAATCACTTGTATCTCATTTTTAGTCGAGCTTGGATTCCTCGAAGGACGCAAAAAGCTGGGCGATTTGCCGATTCACTCCGTCGTGAAGTATTAA
- a CDS encoding UbiD family decarboxylase, with protein sequence MHRIRDLREYIETLRELGDLCDIDHEVDPYLEMAAFTRLGYDQPIPAPAPLFTNIKGAKPGMRALGAPGALSSLPNNPAARVALSVGLPINATWLQIVEALVASRSKPKIPPKLVENAPFKQNILRGEAATLDIFPIGTLHEGDGGPYANTWGTIVVRSPDAKWTSWSIARIEKLDGKRMTGLFQKPQHIRMIWDMWVAIGREMPFALCQGCEPGLPFVSAMPLEDWISESDYLGAHFGEPIEVVRCETVDLEVPASAEVVIEGYVSLVNDSMEGPFGEYQGYQATETGMQPTYHIKSISYRDGAIWPFVPEGKPVDEFHTCAGLGFSVEGLGLLREAGLPVTMAWTPFETAVSWLIVTVSPDWRQKLPGISSMEFSKKIASIIWGSLFGHCMEILYILDDDIDPTNMKDLLWAIPTRCHPTERQYVEVGLILPLLTCYSHQEREAARGPKIVHDGLLPEEGQGRCKISSFKGDYPESVRERVLKHWRW encoded by the coding sequence ATGCACCGCATTCGCGATCTCAGGGAATACATCGAAACCCTCCGTGAACTTGGAGACTTGTGCGACATCGACCATGAAGTCGACCCTTACCTAGAAATGGCCGCGTTTACCCGTCTTGGTTACGACCAGCCGATTCCAGCTCCAGCACCGCTTTTTACCAATATTAAAGGAGCCAAACCCGGAATGCGCGCCCTTGGAGCTCCAGGAGCCCTGAGTTCCCTTCCGAATAACCCGGCGGCACGTGTCGCGCTTTCCGTCGGCCTACCGATCAACGCCACTTGGTTACAAATCGTTGAGGCGTTAGTGGCGAGCCGGAGTAAACCAAAGATCCCTCCGAAGCTGGTCGAGAATGCCCCGTTTAAACAGAACATCCTACGAGGAGAGGCGGCCACGCTCGATATTTTCCCGATTGGTACGCTTCATGAGGGGGACGGTGGGCCCTATGCGAATACCTGGGGGACGATCGTCGTGCGTTCACCCGACGCCAAATGGACAAGCTGGTCGATCGCTCGCATTGAGAAACTCGATGGCAAACGTATGACTGGACTTTTCCAGAAGCCGCAGCATATCCGCATGATCTGGGACATGTGGGTGGCGATTGGCCGTGAAATGCCATTCGCCCTTTGCCAGGGCTGTGAACCGGGGTTACCATTCGTTTCCGCAATGCCTCTGGAAGATTGGATCAGCGAATCCGACTATTTGGGAGCTCATTTCGGCGAGCCGATCGAGGTGGTCCGGTGTGAGACGGTGGATCTGGAAGTCCCAGCAAGCGCGGAAGTCGTCATCGAAGGATATGTTTCGCTTGTCAACGACTCAATGGAGGGGCCCTTCGGCGAATATCAAGGCTATCAGGCCACCGAGACGGGGATGCAACCCACCTACCATATCAAATCCATTTCCTACCGGGATGGCGCCATCTGGCCTTTCGTTCCCGAGGGCAAACCTGTGGACGAGTTTCACACCTGCGCAGGGCTTGGTTTTTCTGTTGAGGGTCTAGGGCTTTTGCGCGAGGCGGGTCTGCCCGTCACCATGGCCTGGACGCCATTTGAGACTGCGGTGAGCTGGCTCATCGTGACGGTGTCGCCCGATTGGCGCCAGAAGTTACCAGGAATTTCTTCCATGGAGTTTTCCAAAAAAATAGCGTCGATCATTTGGGGGTCGTTGTTTGGACACTGCATGGAGATCCTTTACATCCTCGATGACGACATCGACCCGACGAACATGAAGGATCTTTTGTGGGCGATCCCCACGCGCTGTCACCCGACCGAGCGACAGTACGTCGAAGTGGGCCTGATATTACCGCTTCTCACCTGTTATTCGCACCAAGAACGTGAAGCAGCCCGTGGGCCGAAAATCGTGCACGACGGCTTGTTGCCGGAGGAAGGTCAGGGGCGTTGCAAAATTTCAAGTTTCAAAGGGGACTACCCCGAAAGCGTCCGCGAGCGTGTGCTGAAACACTGGCGCTGGTAA
- a CDS encoding bile acid:sodium symporter family protein, with amino-acid sequence MARILAILANLFPVWVLSGAVLALIQPSLFDWYNVKWINPTLAIIMLGMGLTLSFDDFRGIRKMPKAVTIGFFAQYTIMPFMGWLSASVFNLPTPMKVGLILVACCPGGTASNIVCYIARSNVALSVVMTMCSTLAAAIMTPLLTKWLAGTMVYVNGWNLFFDTVQVVVLPVIGGLLLNQFAREKVKFALPVLPLVAVLGVVLIVAKIIGLNAEAIRQSGPTLLLAVFTLHSTGFAVGYIFARLMRLDELSSRTVSVEVGMQNSGLGVVLARNNFSDPLTAVPCAVSSVFHSLIGSALAGYWRLKKDAGLNKSSPLKSI; translated from the coding sequence ATGGCTCGCATTTTAGCCATCTTAGCCAATCTCTTTCCCGTCTGGGTGCTCAGCGGAGCAGTACTCGCACTCATCCAGCCTTCACTCTTTGATTGGTATAATGTCAAGTGGATCAATCCCACCTTGGCTATTATCATGTTAGGGATGGGGCTGACCCTTTCTTTTGATGACTTCCGAGGGATCCGTAAAATGCCAAAGGCCGTTACGATCGGCTTTTTCGCCCAGTACACGATCATGCCATTTATGGGATGGCTCTCTGCGAGCGTGTTTAATCTCCCCACCCCGATGAAAGTAGGCCTGATCCTTGTCGCCTGTTGTCCCGGCGGGACGGCATCAAATATCGTGTGTTACATCGCACGGAGCAATGTAGCACTCTCCGTCGTGATGACCATGTGCAGCACACTCGCGGCCGCAATCATGACCCCGCTCCTGACAAAATGGCTGGCTGGTACCATGGTCTATGTAAATGGATGGAACCTCTTTTTTGACACGGTCCAAGTCGTCGTCCTTCCCGTCATCGGAGGACTACTCTTGAATCAATTTGCTCGGGAAAAAGTTAAATTCGCATTACCCGTGCTTCCCTTGGTGGCTGTCCTCGGCGTGGTCCTGATTGTCGCCAAAATCATCGGACTCAATGCAGAAGCTATCCGTCAATCCGGCCCCACACTTCTCTTGGCGGTATTCACTCTCCACAGTACAGGATTCGCCGTGGGTTACATTTTCGCCCGCCTCATGAGGCTGGATGAGTTATCCTCCCGTACCGTTTCGGTCGAAGTCGGCATGCAGAATTCCGGACTCGGCGTGGTGCTGGCGAGGAATAACTTTTCCGATCCCCTAACTGCCGTACCTTGTGCCGTTTCCAGTGTCTTCCACTCGCTCATCGGCAGTGCCCTAGCCGGTTATTGGCGTCTCAAAAAGGATGCGGGACTAAATAAAAGTTCACCCCTTAAATCTATCTAA
- a CDS encoding NADPH-dependent assimilatory sulfite reductase hemoprotein subunit, with the protein MISIDFLSEVVHFVAEQSSLGKYVMSNNPVEELKDKSNYLRGTLAETLADASKTHFSEEENLLLKFHGSYQQDDRDLRSKLKAEGKDKAWSFMLRTKTPGGSMTAAQYVVHDQLADDLGNRTMRITTRQGIQFHGILKGGFKECVQRIHESGVTTLGACGDVVRNTMGPSSPIKDDAHAECLRFANEITAYFLPRAGAYAEIWLDGQKVDLSGKTPEEVEPIYGKHYLPRKFKIGIVIPPRNDVDIYSQDIGFIAHVEAGKLLGYHIVVGGGFGMAHGNTATQPCLAQPLFYVAKEHALEACEAIVTFQRDHGNREDRKQSRFKYLVLHKGIDFVRDGVKARMKSPTSPFKPMTFTTVSDALGWNEQGDGNLFVGVHVAQGRIKDGDGIDYKAAFIKIAKEIGCPVMLTPNCNIIFHDITAEQKPAVEKILSENGVPPVEGFTEARKVAHACVALPTCGLSLAESERVFSSVMDEIDAVLKDLGIEKEPILVRMTGCPNGCARPYNADFAFVGRAPNKYAFYVGGSSRGDRLAGLEKKSLERKDIAATVRTYLEDFKANRKAGESFTDFWGRTKVTGPAPHADQFHYELKERESRLASLKATGTPAE; encoded by the coding sequence ATGATCTCAATTGATTTTCTTTCGGAAGTCGTTCACTTTGTAGCGGAACAATCATCATTAGGAAAATACGTTATGTCGAATAACCCGGTAGAAGAACTCAAGGATAAGAGTAATTATTTACGCGGAACATTGGCCGAAACACTGGCTGACGCTTCAAAAACCCATTTTAGTGAGGAAGAAAACCTGCTCCTCAAATTCCATGGCTCCTATCAACAAGATGACCGCGATCTCCGCTCAAAGCTCAAAGCTGAGGGAAAAGACAAGGCGTGGAGTTTCATGCTCCGGACAAAAACCCCGGGTGGATCGATGACAGCGGCCCAGTACGTCGTTCACGATCAATTAGCCGATGACTTGGGCAATCGGACCATGCGTATCACGACACGCCAAGGCATTCAATTCCACGGGATACTCAAAGGCGGATTTAAGGAATGCGTCCAAAGAATCCATGAATCTGGGGTGACGACATTAGGAGCTTGTGGTGATGTGGTCCGTAATACGATGGGGCCTTCCTCCCCGATCAAGGACGATGCCCATGCCGAATGTTTGAGATTTGCTAATGAGATCACTGCTTATTTCCTCCCGCGCGCTGGGGCTTATGCCGAGATATGGCTCGATGGACAAAAAGTTGATTTGTCGGGGAAAACACCGGAAGAAGTGGAGCCCATCTACGGGAAACATTATCTCCCCCGTAAATTCAAAATAGGCATCGTGATTCCTCCCCGTAACGATGTGGATATTTACTCGCAGGATATCGGTTTTATCGCCCATGTCGAGGCTGGCAAATTGCTCGGTTATCATATCGTCGTCGGTGGTGGATTTGGGATGGCGCACGGGAATACCGCGACCCAGCCTTGCCTCGCTCAACCCCTCTTTTATGTGGCTAAAGAACACGCCCTCGAAGCTTGCGAAGCTATTGTGACTTTCCAGCGTGACCACGGTAATCGTGAAGACCGTAAACAATCCCGCTTTAAATATCTCGTATTACACAAAGGAATCGACTTTGTCCGGGATGGCGTCAAAGCACGTATGAAATCACCGACATCACCTTTTAAACCTATGACATTCACGACGGTTTCCGATGCACTCGGATGGAATGAACAAGGCGATGGGAATCTCTTTGTCGGGGTACATGTCGCCCAAGGCCGGATCAAGGATGGCGACGGGATTGATTACAAGGCGGCTTTCATTAAAATCGCCAAGGAGATTGGTTGCCCAGTCATGTTAACACCGAATTGTAATATCATTTTCCACGATATTACCGCTGAGCAAAAACCCGCAGTCGAAAAGATCCTCTCGGAAAACGGGGTTCCTCCGGTGGAAGGCTTTACCGAAGCCCGCAAGGTCGCCCATGCCTGTGTGGCCCTCCCGACATGCGGCTTATCCCTCGCGGAGAGTGAACGTGTCTTTAGTAGTGTCATGGACGAGATCGATGCGGTCCTGAAGGATTTGGGCATCGAGAAAGAGCCCATCCTCGTCCGGATGACCGGTTGCCCGAATGGTTGTGCCCGCCCTTACAATGCAGACTTTGCATTTGTCGGTAGGGCTCCAAATAAATATGCCTTTTATGTCGGCGGTTCATCCCGCGGTGACCGTTTGGCGGGCCTTGAGAAAAAATCCCTCGAACGTAAAGACATTGCCGCTACCGTGCGTACTTATTTGGAAGATTTTAAGGCGAACCGTAAAGCCGGTGAGAGTTTCACAG
- a CDS encoding sigma-70 family RNA polymerase sigma factor has translation MAGPIDSESESSITIYLREIGKVPLLTVQDEIDLAAIIKKGVEAEVKIKEFTKKVKGIPAKVTVTKTKAVKKTIPDKDKAKKAALQKLAEEGAQARERMIKSNLRLVVKIAHDYSNFGLPLIDLISEGNIGLMKAVERFDPNKGGKLSTYSSWWIKQSIKRALANQSKTIRLPVHLVDKISKMRRVAARMSEEFGREPTDEELADEMSMSVTKIARLRTAAIRPASLDAPISNDEDSANFGDIIKDESALNPYEMLRSKKLKDDLDELLAILDAREREIINFRFGLDGANERTLEEVGVKFKITRERVRQIQNIALNKMLKAMGKKDRQFISID, from the coding sequence ATGGCTGGGCCTATTGATTCAGAAAGTGAGAGCAGCATAACCATTTATCTTCGTGAAATCGGGAAAGTCCCCCTTTTAACCGTTCAGGACGAGATTGATCTGGCTGCAATCATCAAAAAAGGGGTGGAAGCAGAAGTAAAAATCAAGGAATTCACTAAAAAGGTCAAGGGAATCCCTGCAAAAGTGACCGTTACCAAGACTAAAGCGGTCAAAAAAACTATTCCTGATAAGGATAAAGCCAAAAAAGCAGCTCTTCAAAAGCTTGCCGAAGAAGGCGCTCAAGCCCGTGAACGCATGATCAAGAGCAATTTGCGTTTGGTTGTTAAAATCGCCCATGATTATTCAAATTTCGGACTCCCCTTAATTGACCTCATTTCCGAAGGAAATATCGGTCTGATGAAGGCTGTGGAACGTTTCGACCCGAATAAAGGGGGAAAACTGAGCACTTATTCCTCTTGGTGGATCAAACAATCCATCAAACGCGCTCTGGCCAACCAAAGTAAAACAATCCGACTCCCTGTCCATTTGGTGGATAAGATCAGTAAGATGCGCCGGGTCGCGGCACGGATGAGTGAGGAATTTGGACGGGAACCCACCGATGAAGAGCTCGCCGATGAAATGAGTATGAGTGTGACAAAAATCGCACGGCTACGCACAGCGGCAATCCGCCCGGCGTCATTAGATGCCCCGATCAGTAATGACGAAGACTCGGCGAATTTTGGTGACATTATCAAGGATGAATCCGCACTCAATCCCTACGAGATGCTCCGCAGTAAAAAACTCAAAGATGACTTGGATGAATTATTAGCCATCCTAGACGCACGCGAACGCGAGATTATCAATTTCCGTTTCGGCTTGGACGGGGCGAATGAACGCACCTTAGAAGAAGTCGGGGTAAAATTCAAGATCACCCGTGAGCGTGTACGCCAAATCCAGAATATCGCCCTGAATAAAATGCTTAAGGCCATGGGTAAAAAAGACCGCCAATTCATTTCAATTGATTAA